From one Montipora capricornis isolate CH-2021 chromosome 10, ASM3666992v2, whole genome shotgun sequence genomic stretch:
- the LOC138020671 gene encoding uncharacterized protein → MQVEGRHVPNLVVAETEDDDRPVSFRDPHDCLFHFLEWLETLTEDGTRPLTVIAHNFKGYDSYPVIDELHRQKREIEQIRNGGKVLQLTYAHEETTIRFIDSLSFFQMPLSDFPKTFGLTELKKGHFPHLFNTPEHQTYIGQLPDKSFYMPDGMSIKKRRDFDTWYDDQVTREVVFDFQAKLLAYCKSDVKLLKQGCLTFMQDFQARAEFNPFEQMTVASACNLYLHMHCMEEETIASEPLLGWRRRVNHSQASMEWLTWCERNLRRQAWLTLSPEEHEDHEAMAYTYGHAVADHHPLHCQRIRHARNEGEYHIPGTRYTVDGYDADTKTVYEFYGCFWHGCRTCYPQRTDVHPTLLDQTMDEVRALVDKKRTFLITLGYQFVGMWECTWNALKESNQDIIDFLAHQNLQAPLEPRDAFYGGRTNAIRLYAHIEEEEEIQYDDYTSLYPWVNKYGTYPVGNPIFLYEPDTTDLSPYFGLAKCTVLPPSHLYHPVLPYRSHDKLTFPLCRTCVEENISKPLLEKTHACHHTDEERTLVGTWCTPELDMAVQKGYVIQHVHEVWHFDHQCTGLFKSYMDTWLQIKEEASGWPEGCTTPAQKQAHVDAYYAQEGIRLHPTKIQKNPGLRALAKMMLNSMWGKFGQRINKTQVREFTEPQPFIQFLDRDQHDVRYISSLTEDRVEVHYKLQTHDVLPSPNLNIFIAAFTTCHARLRLYQALDHLGERVLYFDTDSVVLLHRPGDPPLDPPRGAYLGDFKSELDAGDHIVGFRSGGPKNYGYKTKNGKVECKVRGFSLNVEGMSQLNYNVLRQNTLDELHRPLDEPRTTRVTQSHTIQRNAKTYTLETQPSHKDYRLVYSKWVLDPTTAQTYPYGYERFTDEDLDLAEVSAELFA, encoded by the coding sequence ATGCAAGTCGAGGGACGTCACGTACCCAATCTGGTGGTGGCCGAGACGGAAGACGACGATCGTCCCGTTTCGTTCCGAGATCCTCACGACTGTCTCTTTCACTTTCTGGAATGGTTAGAAACGCTGACCGAAGACGGAACGCGACCCCTGACGGTGATTGCTCATAATTTTAAAGGGTACGACAGTTATCCCGTCATCGATGAACTCCACCGGCAAAAGAGAGAAATTGAACAAATCCGAAACGGTGGGAAAGTCCTTCAACTCACCTACGCTCATGAAGAGACAACCATACGATTCATCGATTCGCTCTCCTTCTTCCAAATGCCACTGAGCGATTTCCCCAAGACGTTTGGGCTCACCGAACTCAAGAAAGGACACTTTCCGCATTTGTTCAACACCCCCGAGCATCAAACGTACATAGGCCAGCTTCCTGACAAATCCTTCTACATGCCCGACGGGATGTCCATCAAGAAACGTCGCGACTTCGACACCTGGTACGACGATCAAGTGACACGAGAGGTCGTCTTTGATTTCCAAGCCAAACTCCTGGCGTACTGCAAATCGGACGTGAAACTCTTGAAACAAGGATGCCTCACCTTCATGCAGGATTTTCAAGCTCGTGCTGAATTCAATCCTTTTGAGCAAATGACAGTAGCCTCCGCCTGTAATCTCTACTTGCACATGCATTGTATGGAAGAAGAGACCATTGCTTCCGAACCCCTCTTAGGATGGCGACGTCGTGTCAATCATTCCCAGGCCTCCATGGAATGGTTGACCTGGTGCGAACGCAATCTACGACGTCAAGCCTGGCTGACCCTCTCGCCGGAAGAACATGAGGACCATGAAGCCATGGCTTATACCTACGGGCATGCCGTAGCGGATCATCATCCCTTACACTGCCAACGCATCCGACATGCTCGAAACGAGGGCGAGTACCACATTCCTGGCACCCGATACACGGTCGACGGATACGATGCCGACACCAAGACCGTCTACGAATTTTACGGGTGCTTCTGGCACGGATGTCGGACCTGCTATCCCCAACGCACCGACGTGCATCCGACTCTGCTCGATCAGACCATGGACGAGGTCCGTGCTCTCGTCGACAAAAAACGCACGTTCCTCATCACGCTCGGGTACCAATTCGTGGGCATGTGGGAATGTACCTGGAACGCCCTTAAAGAATCCAACCAGGACATTATAGACTTTCTAGCCCATCAAAACCTCCAAGCCCCCCTCGAACCACGAGATGCTTTTTACGGGGGTCGGACCAATGCCATACGTCTCTACGCTCACATCGAGGAAGAGGAGGAGATCCAATACGACGATTACACATCCTTGTATCCTTGGGTCAACAAGTACGGCACCTATCCTGTCGGAAATCCCATCTTCCTGTACGAACCTGACACCACCGATCTCTCGCCTTATTTCGGCTTGGCCAAATGTACCGTCCTTCCACCTTCACATCTCTACCATCCCGTGTTGCCTTACCGTAGTCACGACAAGCTCACCTTTCCCTTATGTCGTACCTGTGTCgaagagaacatttccaaaCCCCTTTTGGAAAAGACGCATGCCTGTCATCACACGGACGAAGAACGTACCCTCGTTGGTACCTGGTGCACCCCAGAACTAGACATGGCCGTACAGAAAGGCTACGTCATTCAACACGTACACGAAGTATGGCATTTCGACCATCAATGCACGGGACTCTTCAAATCTTACATGGACACGTGGCTCCAAATCAAAGAAGAAGCCAGCGGCTGGCCCGAAGGATGTACCACCCCTGCTCAGAAACAAGCTCACGTCGATGCGTACTATGCTCAGGAAGGCATTCGTCTCCATCCCACCAAAATCCAAAAGAACCCTGGACTCCGAGCCCTGGCCAAGATGATGCTCAACTCGATGTGGGGCAAGTTCGGGCAACGGATCAACAAGACTCAGGTCCGAGAATTCACCGAACCTCAACCGTTCATCCAATTCCTCGACAGAGATCAACACGATGTCCGTTACATCAGTTCCCTGACGGAAGACCGGGTCGAAGTCCATTACAAATTACAAACGCACGATGTCCTGCCTTCACCCAATCTCAACATCTTCATAGCCGCCTTCACCACCTGTCATGCCAGACTCCGTCTCTATCAAGCACTCGATCATCTTGGCGAACGCGTCCTCTACTTCGACACCGACTCGGTCGTCCTCCTCCATCGTCCTGGCGACCCACCCTTGGACCCTCCACGAGGCGCCTACCTTGGCGACTTCAAAAGCGAACTCGACGCTGGAGATCACATTGTGGGATTCCGTTCGGGAGGTCCTAAGAACTACGGTTACAAGACCAAGAACGGAAAAGTAGAATGCAAGGTCCGCGGTTTCTCCCTCAACGTCGAAGGGATGTCTCAATTGAATTATAACGTCTTGCGTCAAAACACCTTGGACGAATTGCATCGTCCTCTAGACGAACCGCGTACCACCCGTGTCACGCAATCTCACACCATTCAAAGAAATGCCAAGACCTACACCTTAGAAACACAACCTTCTCACAAAGACTACCGGCTCGTCTACTCCAAATGGGTTCTGGATCCCACCACTGCCCAGACCTACCCTTACGGTTACGAACGGTTCACCGACGAGGATCTGGATCTCGCTGAAGTCTCAGCTGAATTATTTGCTTAG
- the LOC138020670 gene encoding uncharacterized protein, whose protein sequence is MTCLGGDDQWDGFPTQEPVDAMATFAALKREADYKWSHFVVYLIWLTRTLGPERAYDAPKRKRQNRRASGVTAYTDPGTPGALGGVARYAKAQGLSLKEARDELQGELAYTLHRPVHRRFQTSPVLVFHKDDQWQANLVEMQPLKKWNEGNRYLLSVIDVLSKYAWAVPVKNKTGVAVTEAFEKILRQSGRKPLHLQTDAGKEFDNAPFKRLLEKEGIHHFSTHGDAKASIVERFNRTLKQRMYRYFSVRNTQVYVNVLPQLLNGYNGSRHRSIGMAPRDVTEKNEGVVWSTLYGKRLKQRPRPKLKVGDCVRLSKKHRLFKKGYLPGWTEEVFVVQRVVPGPVVTYKLKEWDGTPLEGSFYEEHVQKVTVPNEALFRVEKILQRRDRIIKVRWLGWPKKYDRWVPRSALRHV, encoded by the exons ATGACCTGTCTCGGGGGAGACGATCAATGGGACGGGTTTCCCACACAAGAACCTGTGGATGCCATGGCGACGTTCGCGGCTCTGAAACGCGAGGCCGACTATAAATGGTCTCATTTTGTCGTGTATCTGATATGGTTGACGCGAACCCTGGGACCTGAGAGAGCGTACG ACGCGCCGAAACGCAAACGGCAGAACCGCCGTGCGTCCGGCGTCACCGCTTACACGGATCCCGGAACGCCCGGTGCCTTAGGTGGCGTGGCCCGATATGCCAAAGCGCAAGGTTTGTCCTTGAAAGAAGCCCGAGACGAATTGCAAGGGGAATTGGCCTATACGTTGCATCGTCCGGTCCATCGACGTTTCCAGACGTCCCCCGTTTTGGTGTTTCACAAAGACGATCAATGGCAAGCCAATCTGGTGGAGATGCAACCTCTCAAGAAATGGAATGAAGGAAACCGATACCTCTTGAGTGTCATTGACGTGTTGTCCAAGTACGCCTGGGCCGTCCCCGTCAAGAACAAGACCGGTGTGGCCGTGACAGAGGCGTTTGAGAAGATTCTGCGACAGAGTGGGCGGAAACCGTTACATTTACAGACGGATGCCGGAAAAGAATTTGACAATGCCCCGTTCAAACGTTTGTTGGAAAAAGAAGGCATTCACCATTTCTCGACGCATGGGGATGCCAAAGCCTCTATCGTCGAACGTTTCAATCGTACGTTAAAGCAACGCATGTATCGTTATTTCTCGGTGCGTAATACGCAAGTGTATGTGAACGTGTTGCCCCAACTCCTCAACGGCTACAATGGGAGTCGGCATCGGAGTATCGGCATGGCTCCACGCGACGTGACGGAGAAGAACGAAGGAGTGGTGTGGTCCACGTTGTACGGCAAACGCTTGAAGCAGCGTCCTCGTCCGAAACTCAAAGTGGGCGATTGCGTCCGACTCAGCAAGAAACATCGTCTGTTCAAGAAAGGTTATCTGCCTGGTTGGACCGAAGAAGTGTTTGTCGTACAACGCGTGGTGCCCGGACCCGTCGTCACGTATAAACTGAAAGAATGGGATGGAACGCCTCTCGAAGGCAGTTTCTACGAAGAACACGTTCAGAAAGTGACCGTGCCGAACGAAGCCTTGTTCCGCGTGGAAAAGATCCTGCAACGACGCGATCGTATCATTAAAGTGCGTTGGTTAGGTTGGCCGAAGAAATACGATAGGTGGGTGCCTCGTTCTGCGTTACGACATGTATAA
- the LOC138020669 gene encoding uncharacterized protein has protein sequence MARAYGHAVADHHPLHRQMIQHAQNEGEYRITGTRHTVDGYDTETSTVYEFHRCFWHGCRTCHPDVHLTLLDRTMDDVGDVVDKKRVLLQNLGYHVVEMWESSWNTLKNSNQDLAEFIAHLDLQASNHHYGSQTNAVRVYPPAKDGEKEIRYDDYTSLYPCRNKQGEYPVGHPTFIYQTYTISHPISVQPNAPSFHSRVSTIHICHDKLTFPLCHACIEENISRPLLDDVCLSSHRRSTCPNRDLVYLRTESGRTERVHHHAHPRSMAFRRKTHGTLLVLRGHMAKEQRRSQRIAQSVHHRSPETSSRRCLLCLGRLRALVKMMLNSMWGKFGQHINKTQVREIPGGLTVRDITRQKSTRCALSQCPHGGPRGSSLQTASHDVVPSPDLNIFVAAFTSCHVRLRLHQVLDNLGECALSFDTDSVVYLHRPDDPPLHPLRGAYLGDYKDELNIGDHIVEFCLGGPKNYGYETVNSKTVCKVRGFSLNVEGRAQLNYDIVRQNTIDELHHPPDQPCTTRVTQSHTINRNFKSYTLQRQPTYKDYRLIDSKRVLDPNTAKTYSIVQK, from the coding sequence ATGGCCCGTGCTTACGGGCACGCTGTCGCTGATCACCATCCCCTACACCGCCAGATGATCCAACATGCACAAAACGAGGGCGAGTATCGAATTACTGGAACCCGGCACACGGTCGACGGGTACGATACAGAAACCAGTACCGTCTACGAATTCCACAGGTGCTTTTGGCACGGATGTCGGACCTGTCATCCGGACGTACACCTGACACTCCTAGACCGTACCATGGATGACGTGGGGGACGTCGTTGATAAAAAACGAGTCCTCCTCCAGAACCTTGGGTATCACGTCGTCGAAATGTGGGAGTCTTCGTGGAACACCCTGAAGAACTCCAATCAAGACCTCGCAGAGTTCATCGCTCATCTCGACCTCCAAGCTTCAAATCATCACTATGGCAGTCAAACCAATGCCGTACGTGTCTACCCCCCAGCCAAAGACGGGGAGAAGGAGATTCGGTACGACGACTACACATCCTTGTACCCTTGCAGGAACAAGCAAGGTGAATACCCCGTCGGACATCCCACCTTTATCTACCAAACATACACCATCTCTCACCCTATTTCGGTCCAGCCAAATGCACCGTCCTTCCACTCGAGGGTCTCTACCATCCACATTTGTCATGACAAGTTAACCTTCCCACTATGCCACGCCTGCATCGAAGAAAACATTTCCAGACCCCTGTTGGATGACGTCTGCCTGTCATCACACAGACGATCAACATGCCCTAACAGGGACTTGGTGTACCTCAGAACTGAAAGCGGCCGTACAGAAAGGGTACACCATCATGCACATCCACGAAGTATGGCATTTCGCAGAAAAACGCACGGGACTCTTTTGGTGCTACGTGGACACATGGCTAAAGAGCAAAGAAGAAGCCAGCGGATAGCTCAAAGTGTGCATCACCGAAGCCCAGAAACAAGCTCACGTCGATGCTTATTATGCCTGGGAAGGTTACGAGCCCTGGTCAAGATGATGCTGAATTCAATGTGGGGGAAGTTCGGCCAACATATCAACAAAACCCAGGTTCGAGAAATCCCCGGGGGATTAACCGTTCGTGACATTACTAGACAGAAATCAACACGATGTGCGTTAAGTCAGTGCCCTCACGGAGGACCACGTGGAAGTTCATTACAAACTGCATCCCACGATGTTGTTCCCTCGCCTGATCTTAACATCTTCGTGGCAGCTTTCACTTCCTGTCATGTCAGACTCCGACTCCATCAAGTTCTAGATAATCTCGGCGAATGTGCACTCTCCTTTGACACCGACTCAGTCGTCTACCTTCATCGTCCTGACGATCCACCATTGCATCCCCTGCGAGGTGCGTATCTCGGCGACTATAAAGACGAACTCAATATCGGGGACCACATCGTCGAGTTCTGCTTGGGCGGTCCCAAGAACTACGGCTACGAGACGGTCAACAGTAAGACCGTGTGCAAGGTACGCGGGTTCTCATTGAACGTGGAAGGTCGCGCTCAACTGAATTATGACATCGTACGCCAGAACACGATCGACGAATTGCACCATCCTCCAGACCAGCCCTGCACCACACGTGTCACACAGTCTCACACCATAAACAGAAACTTCAAGAGCTACACGCTACAAAGGCAACCAACCTACAAAGATTACCGACTCATTGATTCGAAGCGTGTCCTGGATCCTAACACTGCCAAGAcctacagtattgtgcaaaagtaa